In one window of Heterodontus francisci isolate sHetFra1 chromosome 24, sHetFra1.hap1, whole genome shotgun sequence DNA:
- the LOC137383312 gene encoding tumor necrosis factor receptor superfamily member 13B isoform X2 has product MIDLQQPHPSSFMLEIWSCNDTAGFYWDKLLRKCIKCSDVCSQHPQQCTEICHEVTSSNQEPPATLRHCLSHEDHFNILIFVVLTVSLCIITCVLLMLLVCCVKRRGTSTCDTAESIHKTNASSKDGLLQLGVEGDDQNQSISSDPSLSEPSETCSYCFSDQRISDKERKVVSNATTPHQCIQIPPAADTRALPSTTVYKEKPFQIICSPSQSSTKETESFQEKWRLKY; this is encoded by the exons atgattgacctccaacaaccacacccatcttcctttatgctcg AGATTTGGAGTTGCAATGACACTGCAGGATTTTATTGGGACAAACTGCTGCGTAAATGTATCAAGTGCTCAGATGTGTGCAGTCAACACCCTCAGCAGTGCACAGAAATTTGTCATG AGGTCACAAGCTCAAATCAGGAACCCCCagctactctcagacactgtctatcccaTGAAGATCATTTCAACATACTCATCTTTGTGGTCCTGACAGTGAGTCTCTGCATCATTACATGTGTACTTCTGATGCTGCTGGTTTGTTGCGTCAAGAGGAGGGGTACTTCTACATGCGACACTGCAGAGTCCATCCACAAGACCAATGCATCCTCAAAAG ATGGACTTCTACAACTGGGTGTTGAAGGAGATGACCAGAATCAAAGTATATCCTCAGATCCATCATTATCAGAGCCATCTGAAACATGTAGCTACTGCTTCTCAGACCAGAGGATCTCCGATAAAGAACGAAAGGTTGTGTCAAATGCAACAACACCTCATCAATGCATCCAGATACCACCTGCAGCTGACACAAGAGCTCTTCCTTCTACCACAGTTTACAAAGAGAAGCCATTTCAGATCATCTGCTCTCCCTCACAATCCAGCACAAAAGAAACAGAGAGCTTCCAGGAGAAGTGGCGCTTGAAGTATTGA
- the LOC137383312 gene encoding tumor necrosis factor receptor superfamily member 13B isoform X1, with the protein MNSCSDDEFWDKLLRRCAKCMNCGHNWHSVCKSYCEIWSCNDTAGFYWDKLLRKCIKCSDVCSQHPQQCTEICHEVTSSNQEPPATLRHCLSHEDHFNILIFVVLTVSLCIITCVLLMLLVCCVKRRGTSTCDTAESIHKTNASSKDGLLQLGVEGDDQNQSISSDPSLSEPSETCSYCFSDQRISDKERKVVSNATTPHQCIQIPPAADTRALPSTTVYKEKPFQIICSPSQSSTKETESFQEKWRLKY; encoded by the exons ATGAACAGCTGTTCCGATGATGAATTCTGGGACAAACTCCTGCGACGATGTGCCAAATGTATGAATTGTGGGCACAACTGGCATAGTGTCTGCAAGTCGTATTGTG AGATTTGGAGTTGCAATGACACTGCAGGATTTTATTGGGACAAACTGCTGCGTAAATGTATCAAGTGCTCAGATGTGTGCAGTCAACACCCTCAGCAGTGCACAGAAATTTGTCATG AGGTCACAAGCTCAAATCAGGAACCCCCagctactctcagacactgtctatcccaTGAAGATCATTTCAACATACTCATCTTTGTGGTCCTGACAGTGAGTCTCTGCATCATTACATGTGTACTTCTGATGCTGCTGGTTTGTTGCGTCAAGAGGAGGGGTACTTCTACATGCGACACTGCAGAGTCCATCCACAAGACCAATGCATCCTCAAAAG ATGGACTTCTACAACTGGGTGTTGAAGGAGATGACCAGAATCAAAGTATATCCTCAGATCCATCATTATCAGAGCCATCTGAAACATGTAGCTACTGCTTCTCAGACCAGAGGATCTCCGATAAAGAACGAAAGGTTGTGTCAAATGCAACAACACCTCATCAATGCATCCAGATACCACCTGCAGCTGACACAAGAGCTCTTCCTTCTACCACAGTTTACAAAGAGAAGCCATTTCAGATCATCTGCTCTCCCTCACAATCCAGCACAAAAGAAACAGAGAGCTTCCAGGAGAAGTGGCGCTTGAAGTATTGA